One window from the genome of Enterobacter asburiae encodes:
- a CDS encoding ABC transporter ATP-binding protein, translated as MSNLLALENLQTTFRTREGEVHAVRGVSFQVQPGELVGIVGESGCGKSVTCKSIIQLLGSNGRITGGSIRFQNEDLAQKTPAQMRAIRGNEIAMIFQDPMTALNPVLTIGKQMSEILMRNKGLAKKAAKAAAIAMLEQVGIAEAERRYDQYPHEFSGGMRQRVMIAIALSCNPKLLIADEPTTALDVTIQAQILRLLKSLQQQTRTAILLITHDLGVVAQVCSRVVVMYGGLVMEEGNVEDIFYRPAHPYTQGLLASLPRPDEVNQRLSPIEGSPPGLLNPPPGCPFAERCPKRMPQCERQPAFYTAGEGHRAACWLWADKEIQA; from the coding sequence ATGAGTAACTTATTAGCGCTTGAGAACCTGCAAACCACGTTCCGCACCCGCGAGGGCGAGGTTCACGCGGTGCGTGGCGTGAGCTTTCAGGTTCAGCCGGGCGAACTCGTCGGTATCGTCGGCGAGTCGGGCTGCGGGAAAAGCGTCACCTGTAAGTCGATTATCCAGCTTCTGGGGAGCAACGGGCGGATAACCGGCGGCAGCATCCGCTTCCAGAATGAAGATCTGGCGCAGAAAACGCCCGCGCAGATGCGCGCCATTCGCGGCAACGAGATCGCGATGATTTTTCAGGATCCGATGACCGCCCTGAACCCGGTGTTGACCATCGGCAAGCAGATGTCTGAGATCCTGATGCGCAACAAAGGGCTGGCCAAAAAAGCGGCCAAAGCGGCGGCGATCGCCATGCTGGAACAGGTAGGGATTGCCGAGGCGGAACGCCGGTACGACCAGTATCCCCACGAGTTCAGCGGCGGGATGCGCCAGCGGGTGATGATCGCGATTGCGCTCTCCTGCAACCCGAAGCTTCTGATTGCCGATGAGCCGACCACCGCGCTGGACGTGACCATTCAGGCGCAGATCCTGCGCCTGCTGAAAAGTCTGCAACAGCAGACCCGGACCGCGATTTTGCTGATCACTCACGATCTCGGCGTGGTGGCGCAGGTCTGCAGCCGCGTGGTGGTGATGTACGGCGGGCTGGTGATGGAGGAGGGGAACGTGGAGGACATTTTTTATCGCCCTGCGCATCCTTACACCCAGGGGCTGCTGGCCTCGCTGCCGCGCCCGGATGAGGTGAATCAACGTTTATCGCCGATTGAAGGTTCGCCGCCTGGCCTGCTTAACCCGCCGCCGGGCTGTCCGTTCGCGGAACGTTGCCCGAAGCGCATGCCCCAGTGTGAACGGCAGCCCGCATTTTACACCGCCGGAGAGGGCCATCGCGCCGCCTGCTGGCTATGGGCTGATAAGGAGATTCAGGCATGA
- a CDS encoding ABC transporter ATP-binding protein — protein MSEHQAPLVSVRDLRKHYPLNGGLLRKGVAVKAVDGVSFDIQPGETFGLVGESGCGKSTLGRAILRLFDITSGEIHFAGQAIAHAREKELKPLRKRMQAIFQDPYSSLNPGMTVRQLVAEPMQIHGYSREEQRERTETLLYKVGLKHEHLERFPHEFSGGQRQRISIARALSVHPEFVLCDEPLSALDVSVQAQVVNILQDLQQELGLTYLFIAHDLSMVRHISSRIGVMYLGKLVEMAPANELYQRPAHPYTRALLAAVPQPDPRIRNLEDATLRGDIPGPTSVLPGCKFCSRCPHAMPVCQTQEPAMREIAPGHFAACWLFKI, from the coding sequence ATGAGTGAACACCAGGCGCCATTAGTGAGCGTTCGCGATCTGCGCAAGCACTATCCGCTCAACGGCGGTTTGCTGCGTAAAGGCGTGGCCGTAAAGGCGGTTGACGGCGTGAGCTTTGATATCCAGCCCGGCGAGACGTTTGGCCTGGTGGGGGAGTCCGGCTGCGGAAAATCCACCCTCGGGCGCGCCATCCTGCGCCTTTTCGATATCACCTCGGGCGAGATCCACTTTGCCGGGCAGGCGATCGCCCACGCCCGTGAAAAAGAACTCAAGCCGCTGCGTAAGCGGATGCAGGCGATTTTTCAGGATCCCTACTCCTCGCTCAACCCCGGTATGACGGTGCGACAGCTGGTGGCCGAACCGATGCAGATCCACGGCTACAGCCGTGAAGAACAGCGGGAACGTACGGAAACGCTGCTCTACAAAGTCGGGCTGAAGCACGAACACCTTGAACGGTTCCCGCATGAGTTCAGCGGCGGGCAGCGTCAGCGCATCAGTATTGCCCGCGCGTTGTCCGTGCATCCTGAATTTGTACTGTGCGATGAGCCGCTCTCGGCGCTGGACGTCTCGGTGCAGGCGCAGGTGGTAAATATTCTGCAGGATCTGCAGCAGGAGCTGGGGCTAACCTATCTGTTCATCGCCCACGATCTCTCCATGGTGCGCCATATCTCCAGCCGCATTGGGGTGATGTATCTCGGTAAACTGGTGGAGATGGCCCCGGCGAATGAACTGTATCAGCGTCCGGCGCACCCTTACACCCGCGCGCTGCTGGCGGCGGTTCCCCAGCCCGATCCGCGCATCCGCAATCTCGAAGACGCCACCCTGCGCGGCGATATTCCCGGCCCCACGTCCGTGCTGCCGGGCTGTAAGTTCTGCAGCCGCTGCCCGCACGCCATGCCGGTTTGCCAGACGCAGGAGCCTGCCATGCGGGAGATTGCGCCAGGGCATTTCGCGGCGTGCTGGTTGTTTAAGATTTAA
- the gss gene encoding bifunctional glutathionylspermidine amidase/synthase, translated as MRKGKLSSDAPFGTLLGYAPGGVAIYSSNYGSLDPRSYPEDADFRSYIGNEYMGHKWQCVEFARRFLFLNYGFVFTDVGMAWEIFSLRFLRQVVNDNILPLQAFANGSKRAPRAGALLIWQKGGEFHETGHVAVITQLLDDKVRIAEQNVIHSPLPLGQQWTRELRLSVENGCYTIHDTFNDTEILGWMIQTDDTEHSIPQPEIDGELLKISGARLKNRRQFDGKWLNENDALQQAYIRANGHVINKDPCQYFTITESAEQELIKATNELHLMYLHATDKVLKDDSLLALFDIPKILWPRLRLSWQWRRHHMITGRMDFCMDERGIKVYEYNADSASCHTEGGLILEEWVKNGYRGNGHNPAEGLLEELTGAWKHSHARPFVHIMQDNDVEEDYHALFIQRSLMQAGFETKILHGLEALSWDTAGQLIDDEGRHVNCVWKTWAWETAIEQIREVSETEYAAVPIRTGHPEGEVRLIDVLLRPEVLVFEPLWTVIPGNKAILPVLWQLFPNHRYLLDTDFEVNDLLKQTGYAVKPIAGRCGSNIDLISAQDELLDKSSGKFVDRKNIYQQLWCLPKVDGKYIQVCTFTVGGNYGGTCLRGDDSLVVKKESDIEPLIVVKDK; from the coding sequence ATGCGTAAAGGAAAGTTAAGCAGTGATGCGCCATTCGGGACGTTGTTAGGCTATGCGCCCGGTGGCGTGGCGATTTACTCTTCAAATTACGGCAGTCTGGACCCGCGCAGCTACCCGGAAGATGCGGATTTCCGCAGCTATATCGGCAACGAATACATGGGCCACAAGTGGCAGTGCGTTGAGTTTGCCCGCCGTTTCCTGTTTCTCAACTATGGCTTCGTGTTTACCGACGTCGGCATGGCGTGGGAAATCTTCTCCCTGCGCTTTTTGCGTCAGGTGGTGAACGATAACATTCTGCCCCTTCAGGCTTTTGCCAACGGTTCGAAACGCGCGCCGCGCGCCGGGGCGCTGCTGATCTGGCAAAAGGGCGGCGAGTTTCACGAGACCGGCCACGTGGCGGTGATCACCCAGCTTCTCGACGATAAGGTGCGTATTGCGGAGCAGAACGTGATTCACTCCCCGCTGCCGCTCGGGCAGCAGTGGACGCGCGAGCTGCGTCTGAGCGTGGAGAACGGGTGTTATACAATCCATGACACCTTCAACGACACGGAGATCCTCGGCTGGATGATCCAGACCGACGACACGGAACACAGCATTCCCCAGCCGGAAATCGACGGCGAACTGCTGAAAATCAGCGGCGCGCGGCTGAAAAACAGGCGTCAGTTCGACGGTAAATGGCTTAACGAAAATGACGCGCTGCAGCAGGCGTATATCCGCGCGAACGGCCATGTGATCAACAAAGATCCCTGCCAGTACTTCACCATTACCGAAAGCGCCGAGCAGGAGCTGATCAAGGCCACCAACGAACTGCACCTGATGTACCTGCACGCGACGGACAAGGTGCTGAAAGACGACAGCCTGCTGGCGCTTTTCGACATCCCGAAAATCCTCTGGCCGCGCCTGCGCCTCTCCTGGCAGTGGCGTCGCCACCATATGATCACCGGTCGTATGGATTTCTGCATGGATGAGCGCGGCATTAAGGTCTACGAGTACAACGCCGACTCTGCGTCCTGCCATACCGAGGGCGGGCTGATTCTCGAAGAGTGGGTGAAAAACGGCTATCGCGGCAATGGACATAACCCGGCGGAAGGGCTGCTGGAAGAGCTGACCGGCGCATGGAAGCACAGCCACGCGCGGCCGTTTGTCCACATCATGCAGGACAACGATGTCGAAGAGGACTATCACGCGCTCTTTATTCAGCGTTCGCTGATGCAGGCCGGTTTCGAAACCAAAATCCTGCACGGGCTGGAGGCGCTGAGCTGGGATACCGCCGGACAGCTGATTGACGACGAAGGCCGTCACGTCAACTGCGTGTGGAAAACCTGGGCGTGGGAAACGGCGATAGAGCAGATCCGCGAGGTCAGCGAAACCGAATACGCCGCTGTGCCGATCCGCACCGGACATCCCGAGGGCGAGGTGCGACTGATTGACGTCCTGCTGCGCCCGGAGGTGCTGGTCTTCGAACCACTGTGGACCGTGATCCCCGGCAACAAGGCGATTCTCCCGGTTCTGTGGCAGCTGTTCCCGAACCACCGTTACCTGCTCGACACCGATTTTGAGGTTAACGATCTGCTGAAGCAGACCGGCTATGCCGTCAAGCCGATTGCCGGACGCTGCGGCAGCAATATCGATCTCATCAGCGCCCAGGACGAACTGCTGGATAAATCCAGCGGCAAGTTTGTCGACCGTAAAAACATCTACCAGCAGCTGTGGTGCCTGCCGAAGGTCGACGGCAAGTACATACAGGTCTGCACCTTTACCGTGGGCGGGAACTACGGCGGAACCTGTCTGCGCGGCGATGACTCGCTGGTGGTGAAGAAAGAGAGCGATATCGAGCCGCTGATTGTGGTTAAAGATAAGTAG
- the pgaD gene encoding poly-beta-1,6-N-acetyl-D-glucosamine biosynthesis protein PgaD, translating to MNENTLILTEHRLLPRLFDAALTLVAWGGFLFFLYARLWMQLTDESDHRWGVIIASFNTVLIYLLFAALNGWLLILWYQYNRRRAHVRRRQPGYFHQEELARSFNVSPQIISEMSQYNLLTVYHDQIGRIIDLKISEQLEEEEQ from the coding sequence ATGAACGAAAATACCTTAATTTTGACCGAGCATCGGCTATTGCCACGTCTTTTCGATGCCGCGTTAACGCTGGTGGCGTGGGGAGGATTTCTGTTTTTCCTGTATGCCAGGCTCTGGATGCAGCTAACCGATGAGAGCGACCACCGCTGGGGCGTGATTATCGCGTCCTTTAATACGGTGTTGATCTATTTGCTGTTCGCCGCGCTCAACGGCTGGCTGCTGATTTTGTGGTATCAGTACAACCGCCGCCGCGCCCACGTGAGGCGGCGTCAGCCGGGCTATTTTCACCAGGAGGAGCTGGCCCGCAGCTTTAATGTCTCACCGCAGATCATCTCCGAGATGAGCCAGTACAACCTGCTGACGGTGTACCATGACCAGATTGGCCGCATCATCGATCTGAAGATCAGCGAGCAGCTGGAAGAGGAAGAACAGTAA
- the pgaC gene encoding poly-beta-1,6-N-acetyl-D-glucosamine synthase, with protein MTDRIIAFSILCLVFGLPLGVAALFTGELILDFVFFWPLFMSMLWITGGLYFWYQLERHWSWDKDTPAPTLAGEPLISILIPCFNEGRNARETISAALDQRYENIEVIAINDGSSDNTAEVLQALAQEQPRLRVINLAENQGKALALKAGAAAARGDLLVCIDGDALLDRDTAAYLVAPLIQYPHVGAVTGNPRIRTRSTLIGRIQVGEFSSIIGLIKRTQRIYGRVFTVSGVIAAFRRQALADVGYWSPDMITEDIDISWKLQLRHWDIFFEPRALCWILMPETLKGLWKQRLRWAQGGAEVFLVNLRRIVRWEHHRMWPLFMEYALSTLWAFAYAMTVLLFLLSQVAPVPARLTVESLFPPEFTGLLLGVMCLLQFLVSLYIERRYERKVASSLFWVIWFPMVYWMIGLFTTLVAFPKVMLKRQRARARWISPDRGKGSIQ; from the coding sequence ATGACTGATCGCATTATCGCATTCTCTATTTTATGTCTGGTATTCGGGTTGCCGTTAGGCGTGGCCGCCCTCTTTACCGGCGAACTGATTCTGGATTTTGTGTTCTTCTGGCCGCTGTTCATGTCGATGCTCTGGATAACCGGCGGCCTCTATTTCTGGTATCAGCTTGAACGCCACTGGTCGTGGGATAAAGACACGCCCGCCCCGACGCTCGCGGGTGAGCCGCTCATCTCCATTCTTATCCCCTGTTTCAACGAGGGACGAAATGCCCGGGAGACCATCAGCGCCGCGCTGGATCAGCGGTATGAAAATATAGAAGTTATCGCCATCAACGACGGTTCGTCTGACAACACGGCGGAGGTATTGCAGGCGCTGGCGCAGGAACAGCCTCGTCTGCGGGTGATTAACCTCGCGGAAAATCAGGGGAAAGCGCTGGCGCTCAAAGCTGGGGCGGCGGCGGCCCGGGGCGATCTGCTGGTCTGCATTGACGGCGACGCCCTGCTCGATCGCGATACCGCCGCTTATCTGGTGGCCCCGCTGATTCAGTACCCCCACGTTGGGGCGGTCACCGGGAACCCGCGCATTCGCACGCGCTCCACGCTGATTGGCCGCATTCAGGTGGGCGAGTTCTCCTCCATCATTGGACTCATCAAGCGGACGCAGCGGATCTATGGCCGGGTCTTTACCGTCTCCGGCGTCATCGCCGCCTTTCGCCGACAGGCGCTGGCGGACGTCGGGTACTGGAGCCCGGACATGATCACCGAAGACATCGACATCAGCTGGAAGCTCCAGCTGCGCCACTGGGATATCTTTTTTGAGCCGCGGGCGCTGTGCTGGATCCTGATGCCGGAGACGCTGAAGGGCCTGTGGAAACAGCGTCTGCGCTGGGCCCAGGGCGGCGCGGAGGTGTTTCTGGTCAACCTGCGCAGGATTGTGCGCTGGGAGCATCACCGCATGTGGCCGCTGTTTATGGAGTACGCGCTGTCAACGCTGTGGGCCTTCGCGTACGCGATGACGGTGCTGCTGTTCCTCCTCAGCCAGGTTGCGCCTGTTCCCGCCAGGCTGACCGTGGAGAGCCTTTTCCCACCGGAGTTTACCGGGCTGCTGCTGGGCGTGATGTGCCTGCTGCAGTTTCTGGTCAGCCTGTACATCGAGCGACGCTATGAACGAAAAGTGGCCAGCTCGCTTTTCTGGGTGATCTGGTTCCCGATGGTGTACTGGATGATTGGCCTGTTTACTACCCTCGTCGCATTTCCAAAAGTCATGCTTAAACGCCAGCGCGCCCGCGCGCGCTGGATCAGTCCGGACCGGGGAAAAGGAAGCATTCAATGA
- the pgaB gene encoding poly-beta-1,6-N-acetyl-D-glucosamine N-deacetylase PgaB yields MLNTRFSVSLILLGWLCLSASVCAQAISFIAPKDRPQLEASKPWPKNQFLVLAYHDVEDDAADQRYLSVRTSALNEQISWLLHNGYHAISVQDILDAHDGKKTLPPKAVLLSFDDGYSSFYTRVWPLLQAWNVPALWAPVGSWVDTPANQKVNFGGLMTPRDRFATWDMVRELSQSPLIEIGSHTWASHYGIPANPQGSREPAIANRFYDKATGRYETDQQFSQRIGDDVRKVTEKITQVTGKAPRAWVWPYGAASGTSLAIARQQGYQLAFTLEDGLGNVQDLGNIPRLLIAGNPSLKAFASTVSQVQERDPVRVMHVDLDYVYDPDPAQQTQNINRLIQRVYDMKISHVFLQAFADPQGDGRIKALYFPNRRLPVRADLFNFVAWQLQTRAGVKVFAWMPVLSFDLDPSLPRVQRRDRQTGQLREATEPYIRLAPWDPQVRQQVTDIYEDLARYASFNGILFHDDAVLTDVDDAGQDTTRQKSQTLIGFTHALSLAVKHIRGPHIKTARNMFALPILQPESEARFAQNLDDFLAEYDWTVPMAMPLMESVPADESDAWLTRLVNAVATRPGALDKTIFELQAKDWEQKPQRAVADSQLAQWMRVLQLNGVKNYGYYPDDFLNNQPDISRIRPEFSSYWYPDND; encoded by the coding sequence ATGCTGAACACACGTTTTTCCGTGAGCCTGATACTCCTCGGCTGGCTCTGCCTCAGCGCGAGCGTCTGCGCGCAGGCGATTTCGTTCATTGCGCCCAAAGATCGGCCGCAGCTGGAGGCAAGTAAACCCTGGCCGAAGAACCAGTTTCTGGTGCTGGCCTACCATGACGTCGAAGACGATGCTGCCGATCAGCGCTATCTCTCCGTTCGCACCAGCGCCTTAAACGAGCAGATAAGCTGGCTTCTGCACAACGGCTATCACGCCATCAGCGTGCAGGACATTCTCGATGCCCATGACGGCAAAAAAACGCTGCCGCCAAAAGCCGTTCTGCTCAGCTTTGACGACGGCTACAGCAGCTTTTACACCCGCGTCTGGCCGCTGCTTCAGGCGTGGAACGTCCCTGCGCTGTGGGCGCCGGTGGGCAGCTGGGTGGATACGCCAGCAAATCAAAAAGTTAACTTCGGCGGCCTGATGACGCCCCGGGATCGCTTCGCGACCTGGGACATGGTGCGCGAGCTTAGCCAGTCCCCGCTGATTGAGATCGGATCGCATACCTGGGCCTCGCATTACGGCATTCCGGCCAACCCGCAGGGCAGCCGCGAGCCGGCCATTGCCAACCGCTTTTATGACAAAGCCACGGGCCGCTATGAAACCGACCAGCAGTTCAGCCAGCGGATCGGCGATGACGTTCGCAAAGTGACTGAAAAAATCACGCAGGTGACGGGCAAAGCGCCGCGCGCCTGGGTCTGGCCCTACGGCGCCGCCAGCGGTACGTCGCTCGCTATCGCCAGACAGCAGGGTTATCAGCTGGCCTTCACCCTTGAGGACGGGCTGGGGAATGTGCAGGATCTGGGCAACATCCCCCGCCTGCTGATCGCCGGTAATCCCTCGCTCAAGGCGTTTGCCAGCACGGTCAGCCAGGTTCAGGAGCGCGATCCCGTGCGCGTCATGCACGTCGATCTCGACTACGTTTACGATCCCGATCCGGCCCAGCAGACCCAAAACATCAACAGGCTGATCCAGCGGGTCTATGACATGAAAATCAGCCATGTTTTCCTGCAGGCGTTTGCCGACCCGCAGGGCGACGGCAGGATCAAGGCGCTCTATTTCCCCAACCGTCGTCTGCCGGTCCGGGCCGATCTCTTTAATTTTGTCGCCTGGCAGCTGCAAACCCGCGCGGGGGTAAAAGTCTTCGCGTGGATGCCGGTGCTCTCGTTCGATCTCGATCCTTCCCTGCCGCGCGTGCAGCGCCGGGATCGTCAAACCGGCCAGCTGCGCGAAGCCACCGAGCCCTATATCCGGCTCGCCCCGTGGGACCCGCAGGTGCGCCAGCAGGTGACGGACATCTATGAAGATCTGGCCCGCTATGCCAGCTTCAATGGGATTTTGTTCCATGACGACGCGGTGCTGACGGACGTGGACGATGCCGGACAGGACACGACTCGCCAGAAGAGCCAGACGCTTATCGGGTTTACCCACGCCCTGAGCCTGGCGGTAAAGCATATCCGTGGCCCGCACATAAAAACCGCGCGCAACATGTTCGCCTTACCCATTCTGCAGCCCGAAAGCGAAGCGCGGTTCGCGCAGAATCTTGATGATTTTCTGGCGGAGTATGACTGGACGGTACCGATGGCCATGCCGCTGATGGAGTCCGTCCCGGCAGACGAGAGCGATGCCTGGCTGACGCGTCTGGTTAACGCGGTCGCCACGCGCCCCGGCGCGCTCGATAAAACCATTTTCGAGCTGCAGGCCAAGGACTGGGAACAGAAACCGCAGCGCGCCGTTGCCGATAGCCAGCTTGCGCAGTGGATGCGCGTGCTCCAGCTGAACGGCGTCAAAAACTACGGTTACTACCCCGACGACTTCCTCAACAACCAACCTGATATCTCACGCATCAGGCCTGAATTTTCTTCGTACTGGTACCCTGACAATGACTGA
- the pgaA gene encoding poly-beta-1,6 N-acetyl-D-glucosamine export porin PgaA has product MESSLRFNTLFFYRAPTLLFLLFLFPVLAQATESVYEQQIQQARNGNYSPFLDYLQRYQQQHALTPEQVADWLQVAAWAGHDDEVIQVWQRYGIYMPLPARGVAAVAQSRRNQKAWQPALALWKEARSLAPDNDDYRIGYIKTLADARMDALALQEARRLVAENPSQAHLQTLSYVWLRQGKSWDRLLAETRALNIAPENKALLSELIDALTDNRVNTPALQLSQSVTLPPAERRRLERNAAAERVRLADVPGRTEKERLQLAQSALNRYDALLARWQNDPQAAEDVVLARIDRLGALYAHADYPQVISEYQDLTAARHPVPGWAIGWVISAYLQEKNAAAAFALLQRYPQYASDPEDEEHALFYAWLDTGQYQSARQYVERQTRNVPWTRYDFGSPTPQPNDRWLTGQSLRFNYLLATNALPEAETLAHRLATTAPGNQGLQIDYATLLQARGLPRAAEQKLKTAEALEPSNAELEQQQAYVAMDLQEWRQMDLLADDVLARAPNDRSARRLDRLRTVHHMSELRLNASKDLHSDSPVSGTHDLSWDATLYGPPVADSWRLFAGTRYAQSNFDEGKGTSRHLLGGVEWRPRDLQLEAELSSNRYHGENKPGARLATTYFVTDSWQVSGSLERLSRTTPLRALRNGISANRGEGGVRWYQNERSEYQFSAALSRFSDHNRRQEYTLTGKERLWQTPSLTLDLEPGIAASKNSLRDTLYYNPARDLSVTAALAVDHEMVRHYDTLWSQQFVAGGGSYWQKNQSTGAIALLGYGQRVQWNNVIDTGVMLNWDKRPYDGKRESNLSVTFDATLRF; this is encoded by the coding sequence ATGGAAAGTTCACTTCGCTTCAATACGTTATTCTTTTATCGCGCCCCAACATTATTGTTTCTGTTATTCCTCTTTCCTGTTCTGGCTCAGGCGACTGAATCCGTTTATGAGCAACAGATTCAACAGGCGCGTAACGGTAATTACTCGCCGTTTCTCGATTATCTTCAGCGTTATCAGCAGCAGCATGCCCTGACGCCTGAACAAGTTGCGGACTGGTTACAGGTTGCAGCCTGGGCGGGTCATGATGACGAGGTTATTCAGGTCTGGCAGCGTTACGGCATTTATATGCCGCTGCCCGCTCGCGGCGTTGCTGCCGTCGCGCAGTCCAGGCGAAATCAAAAAGCGTGGCAGCCGGCCCTGGCGCTCTGGAAAGAGGCGCGTAGCCTTGCGCCGGATAACGATGATTATCGTATCGGCTATATCAAAACCCTGGCCGATGCCCGCATGGATGCGCTTGCCCTGCAGGAAGCCCGACGGCTGGTGGCGGAAAATCCCTCTCAGGCGCATCTTCAGACGCTCTCGTATGTCTGGTTACGCCAGGGGAAAAGCTGGGATCGGCTTCTGGCAGAAACCCGCGCGCTGAATATCGCACCCGAGAATAAAGCGCTCCTCAGCGAACTGATCGACGCGCTTACGGATAACCGGGTGAATACCCCCGCGCTTCAGCTTTCACAAAGCGTGACGCTGCCCCCCGCGGAGCGTCGCCGTCTTGAGCGTAATGCCGCCGCCGAACGGGTTCGCCTTGCCGATGTGCCTGGCAGAACAGAAAAGGAGCGCCTGCAGCTTGCGCAATCTGCGCTGAATCGTTACGACGCCCTGCTTGCTCGCTGGCAAAACGATCCGCAGGCGGCGGAAGACGTCGTCCTTGCGCGTATCGACAGGCTTGGCGCGCTATACGCCCATGCGGATTACCCACAGGTGATTAGCGAATATCAGGATCTTACGGCAGCCCGGCATCCGGTGCCGGGCTGGGCAATCGGCTGGGTCATCTCCGCGTATCTGCAGGAGAAAAACGCGGCCGCCGCCTTCGCGCTTCTGCAACGCTACCCGCAATACGCTTCCGACCCGGAGGACGAGGAGCACGCGCTTTTCTACGCCTGGCTGGATACGGGACAGTATCAGTCCGCCCGCCAGTACGTTGAGCGCCAGACCCGCAACGTCCCCTGGACCCGTTACGATTTCGGCTCCCCTACCCCTCAGCCGAACGATCGGTGGCTTACCGGGCAGTCGCTCCGCTTTAACTATTTGCTGGCGACGAATGCCCTGCCGGAAGCCGAAACGCTGGCGCACCGTCTTGCGACAACGGCGCCGGGCAATCAGGGGTTACAGATTGACTACGCCACCCTGCTTCAGGCGCGGGGCCTGCCGCGCGCGGCCGAGCAAAAGCTGAAAACGGCGGAGGCGCTGGAGCCGTCCAATGCAGAGCTGGAGCAACAGCAGGCCTACGTCGCGATGGATCTTCAGGAGTGGCGACAGATGGATTTACTGGCCGACGACGTGCTGGCGCGCGCGCCCAACGATCGCAGCGCCAGGCGTCTCGACAGGCTCAGAACGGTCCACCACATGTCCGAACTGCGCCTCAACGCAAGCAAGGATTTGCACTCCGATAGCCCCGTCAGCGGGACGCACGACCTGAGCTGGGACGCCACGCTCTATGGCCCACCCGTAGCGGACAGCTGGCGGCTGTTTGCGGGCACCCGCTACGCGCAGAGTAATTTCGATGAGGGCAAAGGCACCAGCCGTCACCTTTTGGGCGGCGTCGAATGGCGGCCACGCGACCTGCAGCTCGAAGCCGAGCTTTCCAGCAACCGCTATCACGGTGAAAACAAGCCGGGCGCTCGCCTCGCAACAACATACTTTGTGACCGATAGCTGGCAGGTCAGCGGCAGCCTTGAGCGCCTGTCGCGCACCACGCCCCTTCGGGCCTTACGCAACGGAATTAGCGCCAACCGGGGTGAAGGCGGGGTGCGCTGGTACCAAAACGAGCGGAGTGAGTACCAGTTCAGCGCCGCCCTCAGCCGCTTCTCCGACCATAACCGTCGCCAGGAATACACCCTCACGGGCAAGGAGCGTCTCTGGCAGACCCCGTCCCTGACGCTGGATCTCGAACCGGGGATTGCCGCCAGTAAAAACAGCCTGCGGGACACGCTCTACTACAACCCGGCGCGGGATCTGTCCGTGACGGCTGCCCTGGCCGTTGACCATGAAATGGTCCGCCATTACGACACCCTCTGGAGCCAGCAGTTCGTGGCGGGAGGCGGCAGCTACTGGCAGAAAAATCAGTCCACTGGCGCCATCGCCCTGCTGGGTTACGGACAACGCGTTCAGTGGAACAACGTTATTGATACCGGCGTGATGCTGAACTGGGATAAACGCCCTTACGACGGCAAACGCGAGAGCAACCTCTCCGTCACGTTTGACGCGACTTTACGCTTTTAA
- a CDS encoding helix-turn-helix domain-containing protein: MRIFFPDIILLDSIDRNIFDNGADEYSVLIDSRSPLRLYDYLIRHPARTKKTICCVMLDMRHREENLLSMKLFMNTSLTAPDMASLFNLVLNMKGRRLTTKWLLNLRLSTHEAIMLRLLRAGMPMEAIADELNTSVKSLYRKRTALSERLGAENFNEACLFIFKNKLLDAGGNDP, from the coding sequence ATGCGGATATTTTTTCCGGATATTATCCTGCTCGACTCGATTGACAGAAACATATTTGATAACGGTGCAGATGAATATTCTGTATTGATTGATAGCCGTTCTCCGCTCCGTTTATATGATTACCTGATACGCCATCCGGCCCGAACGAAAAAAACGATCTGCTGCGTTATGCTTGATATGCGACACCGCGAGGAGAATCTGCTCAGTATGAAGTTATTTATGAACACGTCGCTCACCGCGCCGGATATGGCCTCGCTGTTTAATCTGGTGCTCAATATGAAGGGCAGGCGCCTGACCACGAAGTGGCTGCTTAACTTACGGCTTAGCACGCACGAAGCGATCATGCTGCGGCTGCTGAGGGCAGGGATGCCGATGGAAGCCATTGCCGATGAGCTGAATACGTCGGTGAAAAGCCTCTATCGCAAACGCACGGCGCTCTCGGAACGTCTGGGGGCGGAGAACTTCAACGAGGCGTGTTTGTTTATCTTTAAAAACAAACTGCTGGACGCAGGTGGGAACGATCCCTAG